A stretch of the Uranotaenia lowii strain MFRU-FL chromosome 3, ASM2978415v1, whole genome shotgun sequence genome encodes the following:
- the LOC129754893 gene encoding ADP-dependent glucokinase, with protein sequence MGVGSYFSWITALSVFAALFSIIYQGYLASGDLKSLTVIIQNLKTLEHQHKVQQPRVAIGYGSCSDLYVKAVDFLNFTSSLDEKLRQTTSFNVDDITSEDEFLQSFAYYFQRGAAAERFTSNKELFQKLVRLAKKHAAAEPRWALGGNAPVIGSRLAAEGATVVLGAKMSSKLKSHLRPDVQLTGSLIEDDDIHLILEYKTGDEWGPLRSPRANRYILHNDHHNPFISSLEEFETALPGFNPHLFVVSGLQMMDNYVYEAGVREGRVQKVNSQMRNQSPDTLIHFEMASFVELELLQLLLEKVVPFSDSLGMNEQELDNLQQVLQTGKISLVADSNPRVALSLDQARTVFRTLNEEYFRQRFKDPSRRMLTRLHLHTLAYQAILVVKDSKWKNTKNAAAKASLTAHRHVCASKIVNPDAAYRLLDDSFATSATPGARRIPFKEQDPVSCWDESIQIDSGRTLEVQICVAPVLICKVAKQTAGAGDNISGAGLVLQI encoded by the exons ATGGGAGTAGGGTCTTATTTTAGCTGGATAACGGCACTGAGTGTCTTTGCAGCACTCTTTTCCATAATTTACCAGGGCTATCTAGCATCCGGTGATCTCAAAAGTCTGACTGTGATTATACAAAATCTCAAAACCTTGGAGCATCAGCACAAGGTGCAGCAGCCCCGGGTAGCGATTGGCTATGGATCGTGCAGTGATCTCTACGTAAAAGCTGTTGATTTCCTAAATTTCACCAGTAGCTTGGACGAAAAACTACGACAGACAACCTCGTTCAATGTGGACGATATCACTAGCGAGGATGAGTTTCTGCAAAGTTTTGCATACTATTTTCAACGTGGAGCTGCAGCAGA gcGGTTCACTTCAAACAAGGAACTTTTTCAAAAGCTAGTGAGACTGGCCAAGAAACACGCAGCGGCAGAGCCACGATGGGCTTTAGGCGGAAATGCACCGGTGATCGGTTCCCGATTGGCTGCAGAAGGTGCTACCGTTGTGCTAGGTGCAAAAATGTCCTCAAA aCTGAAATCTCACTTACGTCCTGATGTGCAATTAACCGGAAGTCTCATCGAAGACGACGACATCCATCTGATCCTGGAGTACAAGACTGGCGACGAATGGGGTCCTCTGCGTTCCCCACGAGCGAATCGATACATTTTGCATAATGATCACCACAATCCGTTTATCAGCTCTTTGGAGGAGTTTGAAACGGCACTGCCCGGTTTTAATCCGCATTTATTTGTAGTAAGTGGCCTGCAAATGATGGACAACTACGTGTACGAAGCCGGTGTGCGAGAAGGTCGAGTGCAAAAGGTCAACTCTCAGATGAGGAACCAATCACCGGACACACTTATCCATTTCGAAATGGCGAGCTTCGTAGAACTGGAACTTTTACAACTGCTCCTGGAGAAAGTTGTTCCGTTTAGCGATTCTTTGGGTATGAACGAGCAAGAGTTGGACAACCTTCAGCAAGTCTTGCAAACGGGAAAGATCAGCTTGGTGGCCGATAGCAATCCAAGGGTGGCCTTGTCCCTGGATCAAGCGAGAACCGTTTTCCGAACATTGAATGAAGAATATTTCCGGCAGCGATTCAAAGATCCCAGCCGACGGATGCTGACTCGTCTTCATCTGCATACCCTTGCCTACCAAGCAATTTTAGTCGTTAAAGACTCCAAATGGAAGAATACTAAAAATGCGGCTGCCAAAGCTTCGCTCACTGCCCACCGGCACGTCTGTGCCAGTAAGATTGTTAATCCGGACGCCGCTTATCGATTGCTGGATGACAGCTTTGCTACATCTGCAACGCCAGGAGCCCGAAGAATCCCGTTCAAAGAGCAGGATCCGGTTTCTTGTTGGGATGAATCCATCCAAATTGACTCTGGTCGAACACTGGAGGTGCAAATCTGCGTGGCGCCGGTGCTGATCTGTAAGGTGGCCAAGCAAACTGCCGGTGCTGGAGACAACATTTCCGGTGCAGGATTGGTACTGCAAATTTAG